ttttcttttataactcACTTTCTTGGCTGGCGATGACTGATCCACCTCCGCGCCCTTTTCAGCCACAGTATGACTACTTGACCCTTACTTCTCTACATTCTTAGTACGAAAAATGCTCGCAAACCACTTGAGGTCACCTTCGGAACTTTTTCCACTGCAATAAATATAATCAATATCAAACACCATAAATAGCCAAAAACACATCCTACACATATAACTATTACCTATATACTCAGCCAACACATCCTTATCCGATTCAAGCTCAAGAAGATCCATAACAGATAACAAAGAAGACGAAGATATATGATTGACCAGGAACTCAACAATCATCTCATTTCTATACTCCATCCTATCCATACCTAACATCTACCTAGGCCTTGGAAcccaaaaaagagaaaacttCTCCAGCAAACACTCATCAACATACCAGGAAAACTCGCCCTCGGCAACACTAACCTTCAGAAACATCGACTTAAATCTTTTATAAGACGACTTCTACAAACTAAAAATGGCTCGGCCAAGGGCACTCGCCAGATTCAACCATCCCCCCCTTTTCACACCTTTACATTGGAAGAGAGCAAAGTTGGAGcaaaccaacgtccaaatttttCCAAGCCCACTATACATACGAccctccaaaaccccaacaaaATCAGAACCGTTTATCAAATATGCAACGCAAAATTAgtggacaaaaaaaaaacaaccgtTTTGGTTCCCAATGCACATTAACTGCAAGAGTCTTATCAAATGTCTATTCCCCCTTTTCCAAAACtttaattcaaaatcaaaatatatatcactttcaAATTAATCGCCAAAACATAAAGTTTTCCCAACTTCCAACGCCTCAGATAAACCAAACCAAACTAAAGAGGCTCTACCATTCCAATTCCGAGGAATACCTGAACAAAGCTCAATCCGTCTATACCTCGGACACTTGGCACGCAAAGGTCGCCCCATTTCGAAACCACCAATAAACACGTTGAGCTTGGGGGGCTTCGACTGATCCTGATTCCGAGCTATAATTCGAATAAGCTCAACCTGCTTATAACTCAACAGGTCGACTTTGGGGGCTATGATCCGTTACCCTAAAATTGGCCTATACCAACAActtcagaatcagaatcagtaGGATAAGATAACTTCACCGCAAATCTCTCCACACTCAAACCACTAAATCCCCAAATATCGGACCACCAACAAAGGACCCCGTCAAAACCAGTAATAGAAATACGAATAACGGCCTAAAAGTAATTCAATATATATAAGTGACTCATTCAGGTACGTGATTACTCCACTCTCTACTCTGAACATCTCACACTCTTACTTACTTGAGCGTTGGAGTCCTTTTGCAAGTGTCCAACGCCGCCTCTTCACAAGAAGACGACGTTCCACCCTCTTGTCTCAAAGGAAAACTTGTTCAAATATCAGCAGAACGAGCTATGCCtcaaaaatatctttcataCAGAAACATTTTCTAAAgtaaaattaggattagttgGAGTAGTATCTTTTTTAAGGagttttaattctaaaattaatttaaaatcaattttatcttcttttttaattCGTTATTCACATTGTTTACTATATATGTTGCTCTCTCATACTTTCTCATTTAATTATGCAAATATTTATAActttaaaagtataaatttcCTTACAATTGTATACTTAACAATCATCTCCTATCTCTTCAACAACAATATTAACATTAAATCATTTCTTTTTTCTACCATCAAAACATGAATCgattacaacaacaacaacaaagtcttgtcccactaagtggggtcggctacatgaatcaaacgacgccattgtgctctgtcatgtatcatgtctacagagagaccgtttacatgtaggtctcgtttgaccacctcatggatggtcttcttaggtcttcctctgccttttgccctttgtccatcttccatctcatccaccctcctgactggatgttctatcggtcttcttctcacatgtccaaaccacctgagacgcgattcaaccatcttttccacaatgggtgctactccaactctctcccttatatcttcattccttattttatccaatcgcgtatgaccactcatccatctcaacatcttcatctctgtcacactcagcttatgttcgtgctcccctttagccgcccaacactccgtaccataaagcatagccggtcttatagcggtgcaatagaatttacctttaagttttaaaggcacttttttgtcgcatataaaaccagatgcactccgccattttgaccaacctgcttggatcctatgatttacatcatgttcaatctctccattatcctgtatgatgcacccaagatacttaaaacttttaacttttcgtagaaTGTTCTCTTCAattttcacctctatattggagttttcccttctcagactgaacttacattccatatattccgtcttgctacggcttatgcgtagaccatacacttctagagcttctctccataactccaacttcttatttaagtcttcccttgactctcccataagaacgatatcatcggcaaaaagcatgcaccatggcacaggctcttagatgtgctctgtgagtacttccaaaactaatgtgaaaaggtatggacttaaNNNNNNNNNNNNNNNNNNNNNNNNNNNNNNNNNNNNNNNNNNNNNNNNNNNNNNNNNNNNNNNNNNNNNNNNNNNNNNNNNNNNNNNNNNNNNNNNNNNNNNNNNNNNNNNNNNNNNNNNNNNNNNNNNNNNNNNNNNNNNNNNNNNNNNNNNNNNNNNNNNNNNNNNNNNNNNNNNNNNNNNNNNNNNNNNNNNNNNNNNNNNNNNNNNNNNNNNNNNNNNNNNNNNNNNNNNNNNNNNNNNNNNNNNNNNNNNNNNNNNNNNNNNNNNNNNNNNNNNNNNNNNNNNNNNNNNNNNNNNNNNNNNNNNNNNNNNNNNNNNNNNNNNNNNNNNNNNNNNNNNNNNNNNNNNNNNNNNNNNNNNNNNNNNNNNNNNNNNNNNNNNNNNNNNNNNNNNNNNNNNNNNNNNNNNNNNNNNNNNNNNNNNNNNNNNNNNNNNNNNNNNNNNNNNNNNNNNNNNNNNNNNNNNNNNNNNNNNNNNNNNNNNNNNNNNNNNNNNNNNNNNNNNNNNNNNNNNNNNNNNNNNNNNNNNNNNNNNNNNNNNNNNNNNNNNNNNNNNNNNNNNNNNNNNNNNNNNNNNNNNNNNNNNNNNNNNNNNNNNNNNNNNNNNNNNNNNNNNNNNNNNNNNNNNNNNNNNNNNNNNNNNNNNNNNNNNNNNNNNNNNNNNNNNNNNNNNNNNNNNNNNNNNNNNNNNNNNNNNNNNNNNNNNNNNNNNNNNNNNNNNNNNNNNNNNNNNNNNNNNNNNNNNNNNNNNNNNNNNNNNNNNNNNNNNNNNNNNNNNNNNNNNNNNNNNNNNNNNNNNNNNNNNNNNNNNNNNNNNNNNNNNNNNNNNNNNNNNNNNNNNNNNNNNNNNNNNNNNNNNNNNNNNNNNNNNNNNNNNNNNNNNNNNNNNNNNNNNNNNNNNNNNNNNNNNNNNNNNNNNNNNNNNNNNNNNNNNNNNNNNNNNNNNNNNNNNNNNNNNNNNNNNNNNNNNNNNNNNNNNNNNNNNNNNNNNNNNNNNNNNNNNNNNNNNNNNNNNNNNNNNNNNNNNNNNNNNNNNNNNNNNNNNNNNNNNNNNNNNNNNNNNNNNNNNNNNNNNNNNNNNNNNNNNNNNNNNNNNNNNNNNNNNNNNNNNNNNNNNNNNNNNNNNNNNNNNNNNNNNNNNNNNNNNNNNNNNNNNNNNNNNNNNNNNNNNNNNNNNNNNNNNNNNNNNNNNNNNNNNNNNNNNNNNNNNNNNNNNNNNNNNNNNNNNNNNNNNNNNNNNNNNNNNNNNNNNNNNNNNNNNNNNNNNNNNNNNNNNNNNNNNNNNNNNNNNNNNNNNNNNNNNNNNNNNNNNNNNNNNNNNNNNNNNNNNNNNNNNNNNNNNNNNNNNNNNNNNNNNNNNNNNNNNNNNNNNNNNNNNNNNNNNNNNNNNNNNNNNNNNNNNNNNNNNNNNNNNNNNNNNNNNNNNNNNNNNNNNNNNNNNNNNNNNNNctgttagagtgcctatgttccatgtcccaaatctcaaccttctgtcgcttcgacctttaccttttcctttgtgaactagcttatttaccctcgtccgttcacgaaaacgcgagaacccttgctcatttaatattacatccgggcaccgatgcagcggctcttgctttgacaccgtactcgagccatacggcgcgttgcttccgggcaacgacctagctttagcgcaataatgtctttgattcatgtcatggggggttcggctatatttttatgttggttgccgaagacctaacacaaccctcctcctttatccggacttgggaccggctatgtaccgcaagtaTAATATAGGCGGAGTTAAAACATGAACCgattagatttttataaaatctaCTTTAATATCATGGACTCTGAACATAATATAACTCTATACGTtatactatatataaaaaaaagtattattttgatCGAATAGACATTTAACAaaacatttatattttattcatgaATTTAAAGTGAAAATACATTTTAGTTAACATACAAATGTTTTGCTAAGCGAGGAGTAGCAAAAGCAATCAAGGGCTCAACCTTAGGCATGGTCATTCCGTAGACTTCTCTTGTATCAATATCTTGAGGATTTAAGCCACGTGGCGGAGCCCAATCAAAGCAATGAAAAAGTCGAGCCAAAGCCATTAAAACCAAGGTGACTCCAAGGGGTGCACCAGGACATTTCCTTTTTCCAGCACTAAAGGGTAGTATTTTGAAATCCACTCCATGGCTAATCTCAACCCTACCCCCGTCAACTAGCAAGTGCCTTTCGGGCCTAAACTCCTCAACATTGTCCCAAATCTTAGTGTTACGACCCAAACCATGGGTGTTAATGAAGACACgtgtctttgcaggtatatCAAAGCCGTTGATGGTGGTGTCACGAAGAGATTCATGTGGAATGAGGAAAGGCCCTGCTGGGTGCATACGAAATGTTTCACGTACAACGCATCGCAGGTAATTAAGGTGGACTAAATCAGATTCCATCACCATTCTATTGGGACCCACTACGGCATCAAGCTCTTCTTGAATTTTACGAAGGACATGGGTATGTTTGATTACTTCAGCCATTGCCCATTCATTCGTCACAGCCGAAGTATCTGTTGCTGCAGCTATCATATCCTTAAAAATGACAATCAttatttaaacaataaatatattataataataacgCAAACCTGTAAATTTTTAGGACATTGACAAATATGTCTATGaataaatgaaattaattttatctttataaaatCGAGTAAATTATTATGGTTatctataaatatttaaaatattgtcTATAGAGGTTCGAAAGAGTAAGAGTGTTTTTGTTTATTCAGCCTCAttggaataaaaaatatattaaatgaataaaataaaacgttAAGCAACAGAAATATCATTTAACGGCCTAATGAAATGCAAATACCTGAATCAAAGCTTTGATTTCTGTATCATCCAAACACGCTTTTCCATCTTCGCCTGGCAGTGATAGTAAAATATCCACAAAATCcatttcttcatcatcttccatTCCcatattattcttcttcttcttctcaattcttgCTTTTCTATGTTCTTCAATAATTTTGGTGTGAAAATCATCCACTTTCTTTTCCACTTCCTTCATTTTCCTTTCACATTGATAAGGATCCACCCACCTCCAAATTGGCAAGTAGTCACCTAAGTATATCACACCCAATAACCAAAACAATTCATGGGTTATGTGCATGAAATCCATAGCCTCTTGTGGGCCTGCTGATTTAGATCCAAAATATTGCTTTCCTAGCAACATTCTAGTGACATTGTTCATTGAAAATGCACCCAACACTTCTCTCAAGTTAATGGGCTTTCCAGTTTGGGCTTTAGCCCAAACATCCTTAACAAGGTGGTTAGCTTCATCTTGACGATGTTTTGAGAAGGATTCAAGTCTCTTTGTGGTTAACAAATGTTCCATGCAAATTCTTCTCATTCGCTTCCAATGTGGGCCTAAAGGGGCCAATGCAACATCCCCACACCCATAGGCTAAATGAACAGCGGCAAGAGTGTGTGGACGAGAGGCAAAAACATCATCTTGGCGAACAAGTATTTCGCGTATGATATCAGGATCATTAGTAGTAATTGCATCAATGTTACCCAATTTAAGATAAACTAAGGGTCCATATTTATCGCATAAAGATGCTAAATCTCTATGTGGAAGTTGCCCTAATTGAAGAAGATTGCCAACGATTGGCAACCTTGGTGGGCCAGGAGGGAGTTTGGGGTGCTTATTAtgcaaagataaaattttttgtgtgaACCATTGCCAAATGAGTTTAGAGGCTAGTAGTCCTCCTATGAGCAAGGTTGAGAAAAATATGGGCAAAACCATTTTCTAATTTCAACAATTTGCACTCatcaaattaaagaaattacatgtatatatatattgtgtgaCCATTGTGTACTCAATGGATGAAGCTATTTCATGTTTACATTTACTCGCCTTGATAATTCACAATCTTTATGTGGTgttctatcttttcttttcttctatatGTTTATCATTTTCTTGTTATAAACATTATTTTATGTGAACACGCCAATAACGTGGGGTTGGAGGTCATGCATTTGATGATTCTTAACAAATCCATTTCTTCGTAAACAGATGAATGTTGCATTCCTTCTAATTTGGTTTTGGACTTTTGGTATATAATTACGAGAAGCATGGCCTCTTAATTAGGTAGCGAATTTCATTGTTTGGAACTTTGGATAATTTAGGTGGTCAAACTACAATATAGGTGACATCAAAGTTTATGCGAGTCGTTattaaataactataaaaagtCAATCTTAATCCGcgttgatgatgataatgatgataataGCAAATCAGAAATGATTGTTGTTAGTCGGTAAACACAATAAACTCGAGACTGAGAGAGGTGAATtgagcattaaaaattttaataaactttTCATAAATAATAAGGAATACTACTGGAGTAATAGATTTACATTAAGTTCTATATTGTAAACTCTTCATAACCTTGGATTTGACTTTCTTATTTCCTTTTGTAGCTTTTTTGTCGTTGCATGCTTCTCAAATTCCtatatgtatgtgtgtgtgtgttttttcttaCACTTATGAATTTAAGTtacatttaatattaaaattatttcatcatcttttaacttttaaacttttaattttttaatttctgttgtcttgattttgaaaatgaaaattcgAGTTCATTcttatgtaattttatattctGATGCATCCAAagtattaagaaaaaaattactttttcgATTATAGTTATATTGCTTTCAGTTTTACTCCAGATATTCGTCATAAACGAGTCTgaacaataaaattttctattGGTATTAACATCCTAAAAGCATACCAGCGAAATCCATGTGAAAAATAATGAAGAGATAACATACTTTGAAACTCTACTGATTGACTACAAATTATTATGATATGTTTGAGAGTTGGGAGTTGGAACttggaggaaaagaaaagaaaaagacaggACTTTGAGCGTAAAATGGAGTCAGTTAATTCTTCAAGACTTCGTCAATCCCAGGCCCTAAAAATATTCATAACACACAAAGCTCACCCTAAAATCCGTTAGCTGCAAGTGTTTAAGAAATGTGCCGTGACTACGAATGTACACTTTTGGCGATCATAGATTTCATAACCAAACAAATAAAACGAAGAGAACACACAAACCTATACAAAAATTTTAGCTACTGTAAAATAGTACGTATATCTCAATGAAGGATGCGCTAAAGCACATAATAATTCTGACTTCCAAGACACCGattttaagataagaaattaagAGGAAACTGGAGGCTATTTGGAATATAAACTCACAAGTTAGACAACAATTTGACCATATTTTCCATTTAAAACTGACAGTTCATATCATACACTTGAACGTTTGAAGCCGTAAGTTTGAACCCAATCATCAGGCACCGCTTGCATATAATCGAGTCCATTCCTTCGCTGCAGGTTAACAAACGACACATTTCAAAGAGAATGTGAATATTGTATTGCATTACTGGAGGATATCAATATCAACTAATTtccaatataaaaattataaatgcaGATACGCCTACCTGTTTCAACAGCCTCAGCCTCATTTGATTTCCAGTGCTTTGCAATGTTCTCAGAAAGTGGATCGTCCGGGTTTGGTGCACTCAAAAGAGCCTGAATACTAGTTGTGCCAACGAATTCATATTATCAGAATCAGAATATATAATACTCACTGTGAAAAGAGCATCTTAGTTAAATAGTTCCCTTTGACTTGCCCCGGGACATTTTCTTCATTATTTGGTATTCCATAAATTAAATGGGGATGAAAGTATGATTCATACATATTCAGTAACAcataaaatgaagaaaaagaacacaAATTACTCTTCCCGTAAGCGAAGTTTTTCCAAACAAAATGCAGAGTTCTTCAATACCAGCAGAGTAACTAAAAAAGAGGGGGGAAAAGAAAGTATTTTTCATAGATTTGCAAACTGGCATACATGGAAATCTGTATTCATCTTAATATGTATCATCAGAGTTTTTTTTCGCAAACTCAACATCAAAGGCAAGACTGTAACCAGTTGCTTcatgaaataaaaagatatgcGAAGAGAATAAGGAAATCCAGAAGCCGAACATACATATACCTCAAAAGAACGGTGCGTATCTGAAGGGCAGGACTCCACTTATCTTTAAGAATATCAAGACATATCCTGCCAAGCTGATTTAAACGCAGGTTTTTTCaggataaaataattaaacatgcAGCTGTGTGAGAGAATTATCTATTgaagaattaattaataatgtagGGCAAGAAAAATGCACCTTGTCAATGTTTGGGTGATATATTTTCGTCAGAAACCTAACCTGTAAAAAGCAATGCATAGGAACCATTGAAGAAACATCAAAATGCCATTTATCctagtaaaaactaaaaagtagGATTTTAATATGGATTCATAAGAAAAAGAACTTTGAAAAGATTGAAGAGAGAAAAGGATTAAGACAGAAAGGATGGTAGACAAAGTCAGGAGAGCATTATTTAACAATCTAAAGAAATCTAGTAGTGACTTCAGACTCTGAAGCCACAGAAAACAAAATATCCTGTAATTTTGCTTTAAGATAgatttggtttttgaaaataagtaTCCACAGTTCTCATCCAAAGATGAAGTTTAATAATAGATTTCAAACCAATTTGTAGAGATGTATATAATGGTCAACCTGAAGGTAAAATCTTTCAGTGATATAACAAGTAAACTATACAATTTACCATTTGTCAATTGTAAACCACGCGTAATAATTGCAAAACAAACACTGCAAAATTTACTTCACTCAATAAAAGGGCATTTCAATTCCACTTGCTCTCTTTAGTACCAGTTATATAACATTCCTAGAACTGTCTTCAATTTGAAGAAAAGCCATGCTTTCTGACACTATGCATGTTATTCAAAAGTCCACCATTCCTCGATTTATAACAATTTTCCATCCTATATTCAATTTCTATATCAATTAGTTTCGTTCCATACCCAATCAACATATTAAGatagtatataaaatattttttctttagaaaaaaattacaagTATTTTCAAATATTGATGGGATCATAGAATTGATAATAATCTAATATAAACAACAATTTCACATCAATattcaagaagaaaaataaaatgtaaattaaCACAGATAAAATGTAAGGAGGATATTCTATTCAACAATTTAAACAATGCCAATTTCCAAGTTCTTAGTATGTGAGTTTCAGAAAGGGAAGGCATTAAGAACAAGAAGTGGACCAGAAGGATGTTCGATTGAGGACATGGGTATATCACCCGACCTAGAGAAGTAGAGTAAGAGTTAATGAAAATAACAGTGGTAATACTTTTGGCAGTGcaatagaagaaaataaaagtaaattaacCTTCGGAGCAGCCATTGGATATTCTTCTGGCAAAAATAGCTCTAATTTGAAGACTCCACCTAATACAAGCAAAAAAAGCATGCATATTGGTAAAAAACAAGTCAGCTATCCACACATTTCAAGAGAAAATAGACAAAAGGAATTAAACCTATTGAATGACATCAAAattatataacaaaaatatatatcacattCCACACTTCCAAACATGAATCTATAAAGGAGGAATCAAAATATGATCTAAGAAAGGATTTGCATGTAACACTGACTGAAGACTTGATTCCAATGTTATGAATATGAATGAACATAACAaggataaaccacaattttttatattgttttgggaggaaatttcaaaatcttataaaaatagTAAGCACAATATTATGAAATTAATGAGCAGAATACAAGTGATAGTACCCTAAAAGCTCGAGGTTAACTAGATAACCAGTGGAAGAAATCTAATACTAAAGATATGCAAGTATACAAAGGAAACTCCTTATTCTGTAATGGTTGTGCTTAAACCTCTGCTCACGAATTCAAAAGATAGACTTGTAAGGATTCCACCCTAGCAAAATCACAAGTGTAGAATAGTAAGAATTTACGACAGAGGAGAGCCCATCCCAAAAACACCAGGCTTGTAAATGCCAGAGAGTTGGAAATGGTTCAGATTGAAGAAAGGTAACTATTGAATATCAGAGAGAAAGTGCTTATTTATTAATGGTTCATAGAGAACATAATCAAGAAACTTATCAACTCTACTAACCTTTTCTTACTCAATCCAGAGGATCCCCCTTTTGCATTCCTATAGGTATTAACTTCCTAAGATATACTCCAACTACCTAACCAGTAATGTTCTACCAGAGAGTCTCTACTACAAATAGGAGTTCTTGGTCTCGCCTAGCCAATTAGGGACACATGCCCCTTTGCATTTGCCAACTCCATGTTGCAATTTTTCTTCATATTCATAAAACGTTAACTactacagaaaaataaaaaggactAAAACACAGCACCAAAAGacaaaggaaaaatcaaaacctACCCCCAACTCTCTATAGAGGGACTGTGAACCAGCACAGAGTTTCAATAAGTAGCAACAAAATGAGTCAGTAACAGGCACATCAAATagataacataaaaatatataacaaaatcaTTCCCACGCATTAAAGCAAAGGGTAATTGCTTACAGCAACTCTCCATGTACTACCGAAAATACCAAACAAAGGAAAATGAGTGAGCTCATTTCTACCTTCGTACGGTGACTGGGTCGGCCCGAGGATCATTACATTGAAATATCGCATATTATCTTCCGAAGGGGAAGCACTAATTCCCGGTGCTGCATTAACATATCATAATATCAGGTAAAATCCGtacattataattattattattgttattggatCAGCAAGGTAACAACTTCCAAGGAACATGTTAAAAGATGCTAGTTTCTAGATATATACACTTAAGAAAACATAAACAAGCAACTAACTCAActaagaatataaaattaaatacataaacaAAGAGTAACAAAGTATAAAAACTAAAAGCTACCTGGCTCACTGAGCAAACGCTGCGTTTCCTGCTCATATCAAACCAGTGAAAGAAAATAGCAGTGATCAGCACGTTGAACAAAGGGAATTCTTTAAGAGAAAAATCCaagattttgaagataaagaaaCGAATAAAAGCCTAACAACCTTAGGTTTCCCCTTTCATTGTAGTGGAAAAAGGGCAATTTTGGAATTGAGCCATATGGAAGAATGAGGTTTTCGAGTTTCTTTGGTTTGCTCAGAAAGCAAACCAATTGCATCAGAGGAATTAAAATTGGGGttagggaacaagaaaatggaTACGAACCTTGATGATTCTTCGAGGGAGGTTACTGTTGGCCATTGTCAGGGGTCGATTGCAATGCACGCAATAGGGTTTTCCCTCTTTTCAGAACACACAGCGAGAGAGACAGTTCCTCAACTCCTACTATCCCAATTCCAAATACGAACTAAGCGACTAAATTCCCATTTTGGTCCCTGAGATTCACGCGATTACTCATTTTGGTCCCcgaaattcaaaattatctATACTGGTCCTCCAGATTTAAGTTTAGGCACCAATATGGTCCCTCAACTCTTTCCGGTGATGATTAAGCAAATGGAGTGCTGAGATGACACTCTTCCTGTCACGTTGGACGCTGAAACAACTAGTTGATGTGGCAAGGATTGTATTTGTATCCAATTTAGTCTCCCTTTATTAAAACTTTGTTATTATAACTCagataaataataagataattagGGTTTCATGGACTAAATTGGATACAAATACAACCGCACCCTTGCCACATTAACTAGCCGTTACAGCGTCCAACGTGATAGGAAGGGTGTCATCTCAGCATTCCATTTGCCTAATCATCACCGGAAAAGAGTTGAGGGACCATATTGGTGCCAAAACTTAAATCTGGAGGACCAGTAtaggtaattttaaatttcagggACCAAAATGAGTAATCGCGTGAATCTGAGGGACCAAAATGGGGATTTAGTCCGAACTAAGCTATTGGGTGTTGAaccttttttatgttttttttttgagtaaACACCAATCCGGTCATTGTCGGTCCTGTCTATTTTTTCAAGGCCACGACGATTTTTgcctgaaaaaaaaattaatttttaataaaattattttagaataattcaatttttttgggttaaaaaataacaaatttatgGAATAATAGGGTTGCTAACTGACCCGCTGTAGATAGGATTGAGTGCAGAATAGATTAATCTGTAGGTCAGATAAGATATAggttgaatcttaattctattggattaatttattctatatatgAGCAAAAAAATATAGGAGAACAacactttttttaaaatgtaaataataaattaaaaaaagaaagttagttttaattttaaaaattaaattttgaattaattagatATAATTCTTTTAGTAAATCTGAAATGCGGCCTTGTTTGCATTCAAATTACCCTTTCCtttatctttactttctttctcaaatttcaaactttcaCAACCTTTCCACCACCAACACTTTTCCTAATTATCACTGCCTCTCCTCTCCCTCTATACTGCCATTACTCACTATCACCACCACTACTGCCCACCatcctcactctctctctcaattGGTAATACGCAATACTGAAGAACCATGTTCTTCTTTTTCGTCTTAACggtgaaaaatttctaagtttca
The genomic region above belongs to Arachis duranensis cultivar V14167 chromosome 3, aradu.V14167.gnm2.J7QH, whole genome shotgun sequence and contains:
- the LOC107478411 gene encoding ubiquitin-conjugating enzyme E2 35, translating into MANSNLPRRIIKETQRLLSEPAPGISASPSEDNMRYFNVMILGPTQSPYEGGVFKLELFLPEEYPMAAPKVRFLTKIYHPNIDKLGRICLDILKDKWSPALQIRTVLLSIQALLSAPNPDDPLSENIAKHWKSNEAEAVETAKEWTRLYASGA
- the LOC107478471 gene encoding cytochrome P450 703A2 gives rise to the protein MVLPIFFSTLLIGGLLASKLIWQWFTQKILSLHNKHPKLPPGPPRLPIVGNLLQLGQLPHRDLASLCDKYGPLVYLKLGNIDAITTNDPDIIREILVRQDDVFASRPHTLAAVHLAYGCGDVALAPLGPHWKRMRRICMEHLLTTKRLESFSKHRQDEANHLVKDVWAKAQTGKPINLREVLGAFSMNNVTRMLLGKQYFGSKSAGPQEAMDFMHITHELFWLLGVIYLGDYLPIWRWVDPYQCERKMKEVEKKVDDFHTKIIEEHRKARIEKKKKNNMGMEDDEEMDFVDILLSLPGEDGKACLDDTEIKALIQDMIAAATDTSAVTNEWAMAEVIKHTHVLRKIQEELDAVVGPNRMVMESDLVHLNYLRCVVRETFRMHPAGPFLIPHESLRDTTINGFDIPAKTRVFINTHGLGRNTKIWDNVEEFRPERHLLVDGGRVEISHGVDFKILPFSAGKRKCPGAPLGVTLVLMALARLFHCFDWAPPRGLNPQDIDTREVYGMTMPKVEPLIAFATPRLAKHLYVN